A window of Anolis sagrei isolate rAnoSag1 chromosome 13, rAnoSag1.mat, whole genome shotgun sequence contains these coding sequences:
- the LOC132764990 gene encoding natriuretic peptides A-like: protein MEAKPRTLLLFLVLLFSLVISFQSPVAAHPVSSLSPAKELASMEALLQRLEEKVSLMEDLQDGPGFEEPSIPRRDLNEALEEEQEEEEEEGNTDFRAHHPRFASSPGRSSLLKRMMGLQAPKSLRESGCFGRRMDRIGSVSGLGCKGEHRAVMGPKAGGISLADAPPEDYKAQRGQDWKELDGANLGKALPPSPTAPEGIPRSNFAVRREGQELGISSELAATARMPIPTH from the exons ATGGAAGCCAAGCCCAGgactcttctcctcttccttgtgCTCCTCTTCTCCTTGGTCATCTCCTTCCAGAGCCCAGTGGCCGCCCACCCGGTCAGCAGCCTGAGTCCGGCCAAGGAGCTGGCCAGCATGGAG gcctTGCTACAACGCCTGGAGGAGAAGGTCTCCTTGATGGAGGACCTCCAGGACGGTCCCGGGTTCGAGGAGCCCAGCATCCCAAGAAGGGACCTGAACGAAGCCttggaggaagagcaggaggaggaagaggaggaaggcaacACCGACTTCAGGGCCCATCATCCCCGGTTCGCGTCCTCGCCCGGCCGGAGCTCCCTCCTGAAGAGGATGATGGGCCTCCAGGCCCCCAAAAGCCTGAGGGAGTCGGGGTGCTTCGGGAGGAGGATGGACCGGATCGGGTCCGTCAGCGGGTTAGGGTGCAAAGGTGAGCACCGGGCGGTCATGGG GCCAAAGGCTGGCGGGATCTCGCTCGCCGACGCGCCGCCGGAAGACTATAAAGCCCAGCGAGGTCAGGACTGGAAGGAGCTGGATGGGGCCAACCTGGGcaaggccctccctccctccccaacgGCCCCGGAAGGCATTCCAAGGTCCAATTTTGCTGTCCGGAGAGAAGGCCAGGAGCTGGGCATCTCGTCAGAGTTGGCAGCGACGGCAAGAATGCCGATTCCCACCCATTGA